A single genomic interval of Alteromonas sp. CI.11.F.A3 harbors:
- a CDS encoding LysR family transcriptional regulator encodes MKTEDLQVLLKVAELHSITAAANQLDISSSAASVALKRLEQQLGTQLFVRTTRKIRLSPEGERFLPLCQQAVDLLQQGVMRISEKQQDINGEVKMAMSSEMGRNLMRVLLNDIMNEHEDLSLRLQVSDSRVDFYRDGVDVALRAMTKSAVQELNMYGFKICNIPHFICASPSYIENHGEPTTPEELANHNALLYKLYELTHDGWDLYKGEGKEKFKVKVKSNRAVNDGDIVRRWCVDGVGVAKKSVIDIAEDLIAGRLQRIMPVYHIPLTEMWLVLPSRQLITPAIRLIRDELKVKINQIRNVLLDNNMISKEEWPLDE; translated from the coding sequence ATGAAGACAGAAGACCTGCAAGTATTGCTCAAGGTGGCAGAATTGCATTCAATTACTGCTGCGGCTAATCAACTAGACATTAGTTCTTCTGCCGCAAGCGTTGCGCTAAAGCGCCTAGAGCAACAGTTAGGCACTCAGCTATTTGTGCGAACCACCCGCAAAATTCGGTTATCCCCGGAAGGGGAGCGTTTTCTGCCCTTATGTCAGCAAGCGGTAGATTTGTTGCAACAAGGTGTTATGCGTATCAGTGAAAAGCAGCAAGACATTAATGGCGAAGTGAAAATGGCCATGTCTTCCGAGATGGGCCGTAATCTAATGCGGGTTTTGCTGAACGATATTATGAATGAGCATGAAGACTTGTCGCTAAGGTTGCAGGTAAGTGACAGCCGAGTCGACTTCTATCGCGACGGGGTAGATGTTGCTTTAAGAGCCATGACGAAAAGCGCAGTGCAGGAACTTAATATGTATGGGTTCAAAATTTGTAATATTCCACACTTTATCTGCGCATCTCCCAGTTATATAGAAAACCATGGCGAGCCTACCACTCCTGAAGAATTAGCCAATCATAATGCATTGCTTTACAAATTATACGAGCTAACCCACGACGGTTGGGATCTTTATAAAGGGGAAGGTAAAGAGAAATTCAAAGTGAAAGTGAAAAGCAACCGCGCAGTGAATGACGGCGATATTGTTCGCCGATGGTGTGTGGACGGCGTGGGAGTAGCGAAAAAATCTGTTATCGATATTGCAGAAGATTTAATTGCTGGGCGACTTCAGCGGATCATGCCAGTTTATCACATACCCCTTACGGAAATGTGGCTGGTATTGCCTAGCAGGCAGCTTATTACCCCAGCTATACGGCTCATTCGCGATGAACTGAAAGTGAAAATCAATCAAATAAGAAACGTACTTCTTGATAACAACATGATAAGTAAAGAAGAGTGGCCGTTAGATGAATAA
- the betA gene encoding choline dehydrogenase, whose amino-acid sequence MSKQAYDYIIVGAGSAGCVLANRLSEDANNNVLLLETGGSDKSIFIKMPTALSIPMNSDKYAWQFHTEEEPFLDNRKMHCPRGKVLGGSSSINGMVYVRGHAKDFDEWEEHGAQGWNYQACLPYFQKAESFYLGKDEYRGGKGPLGVNNGNEMANPLYTAFIKAGQEAGYAETADYNAAQQEGFGPMHMTVKDGVRSSASREYLDPVKSRKNLTLVTGALAEKVLLDGKKAVGVQYSVNGKRITAKANKEVVLSAGSIGSPHLLQLSGIGDSDTLKAAGVEVKHHLPGVGQNLQDHLEFYFQYKCKQPITLNGKLGLISKGLIGARWMFTRKGLGATNHFESCAFIRSKPGVEWPDIQYHFLPAAMRYDGRSAFDGHGFQVHVGHNKPKSRGAVTIKTANPTDAPKIQFNYLQHQDDIEGFRACVRLTREIIEQSAFDDYREDEIQPGKHIQTDEEIDAFVRQAVESAYHPSCSCKMGEDAMAVVNSNTQVHGIESLRVVDSSIFPTVPNGNLNAPTIMVAEKAADLILGKPAVTHSQVNVAISTNWETVQRNSTI is encoded by the coding sequence ATGAGTAAGCAAGCATATGATTACATCATAGTGGGTGCTGGCTCTGCAGGTTGTGTGTTGGCTAACCGACTATCAGAAGACGCGAACAACAACGTGCTTTTGTTAGAAACCGGCGGCAGTGATAAAAGCATTTTTATTAAAATGCCAACAGCATTGTCGATTCCGATGAATAGCGATAAATACGCATGGCAGTTTCACACCGAAGAAGAGCCGTTTCTAGATAACCGTAAAATGCATTGCCCTCGAGGTAAGGTATTGGGTGGTTCTTCATCTATAAACGGCATGGTATACGTTCGCGGCCATGCAAAAGATTTCGATGAGTGGGAAGAACACGGCGCACAAGGCTGGAACTACCAAGCTTGTTTACCCTATTTCCAAAAAGCCGAGTCTTTCTATTTAGGTAAAGATGAATACCGAGGTGGAAAGGGCCCGTTAGGGGTTAATAATGGCAATGAAATGGCCAATCCTTTATACACCGCTTTTATAAAGGCGGGACAGGAAGCCGGCTACGCAGAAACGGCAGACTATAACGCTGCTCAGCAAGAAGGCTTTGGGCCTATGCACATGACCGTGAAAGACGGCGTGCGCAGTTCAGCCAGTCGTGAATATTTAGATCCAGTCAAATCCCGCAAAAACTTAACATTAGTGACCGGTGCGTTGGCCGAAAAAGTCCTACTTGATGGCAAAAAAGCTGTGGGTGTGCAGTACAGCGTAAACGGTAAACGTATTACTGCAAAAGCGAATAAAGAAGTGGTGCTTAGTGCAGGCTCTATTGGCTCGCCACATCTTCTACAACTTTCGGGCATTGGCGACAGCGACACCCTTAAAGCCGCTGGCGTAGAAGTTAAGCATCACTTGCCGGGGGTAGGGCAGAATCTACAAGACCATTTAGAGTTCTACTTCCAATACAAGTGCAAACAGCCTATTACGCTAAATGGCAAATTAGGGCTGATTTCAAAAGGCTTAATTGGTGCGCGTTGGATGTTTACTCGCAAGGGGCTAGGGGCTACCAATCACTTTGAGTCTTGTGCGTTTATTCGCTCGAAGCCAGGTGTTGAATGGCCTGATATCCAATATCACTTCTTACCAGCCGCTATGCGTTACGATGGGCGCAGTGCCTTTGATGGTCATGGTTTTCAGGTGCATGTTGGTCACAACAAGCCTAAAAGCCGCGGTGCCGTAACCATTAAAACGGCTAACCCTACCGACGCACCCAAAATTCAGTTCAATTACTTGCAGCATCAAGATGACATTGAAGGCTTTCGTGCCTGCGTGCGCTTGACCCGTGAAATTATTGAACAAAGTGCGTTTGACGATTACCGAGAAGATGAAATTCAACCTGGTAAGCATATTCAAACTGACGAAGAAATTGATGCATTTGTGCGCCAAGCAGTAGAAAGCGCCTATCATCCGTCGTGCTCATGCAAAATGGGTGAAGATGCCATGGCAGTTGTGAACTCTAATACGCAAGTGCATGGTATTGAGAGCCTACGGGTAGTGGATTCTTCAATTTTCCCAACAGTACCAAACGGTAACTTGAACGCGCCCACTATAATGGTGGCTGAAAAAGCGGCCGATTTGATATTGGGCAAGCCAGCAGTAACGCATTCACAGGTTAACGTTGCTATATCAACTAATTGGGAAACGGTTCAGCGCAATTCAACGATTTAA
- a CDS encoding DUF3325 family protein, which produces MLAVTVLIIVGISLLALGSNKHFKRVGSLFGRQFSRSRKRYVQNSMRIGGWLLMMLSFVEIVNTPEPLAISLVWWFALIAVAILLVAVLINQKSP; this is translated from the coding sequence ATGCTGGCAGTCACCGTTTTAATTATAGTCGGTATTAGTTTGCTCGCATTAGGAAGCAATAAGCATTTCAAGCGAGTGGGGTCGTTGTTTGGCCGTCAATTTAGTCGCAGTCGAAAACGTTATGTCCAAAACAGCATGCGTATTGGTGGGTGGCTATTGATGATGCTTTCTTTTGTTGAAATAGTAAACACGCCCGAACCGCTGGCAATATCACTGGTGTGGTGGTTTGCTTTAATCGCCGTAGCCATATTGTTAGTCGCGGTACTAATTAATCAGAAAAGTCCTTGA
- a CDS encoding PepSY-associated TM helix domain-containing protein, whose protein sequence is MKTTFRKSMIWLHTYLGLITGWLLFTIFVTGTLSYFTPEITYWMMPERQAIVIDEQQQNQVYTQGQRYQVEKSIDYLETHATNATSWRVYLPTQRDHHWYVQWREGKTRHLVNFNKDAIPIETTTDTKGGLFFRNFHYTLQLRGYGGRYIAGVAAMAMLLALFTGIYTHRRFFKDFFTLRKGKVTKWTTDFHALIGIVTLPFCLMICISAIMIYAIMYMPFSANMHFEKGERGVNKAIIPSLPPLDSNAQAINRLSENQDIAYSAIVTNLQAQWQEPNAIRRITVESPSKINSRFIVERTKSLSVSNRAERLVYSSYTAAPLEGYADESAPATIRRIMYGLHQANFATIGLRWLLFSLGVLSCALIATGLVIWTNQRRINYLKAVDIRTTPAIGKNPSKLPISLQIMEKGNVVAIMGLAIATSAFLLANRIIPTEVTNRSGFEINTFFITWLCSAIHAAVRPIKYAWYEQACAAAISYLVLAGGSVWLFYERTMHAFNAVDTIYLSFMLMFGICSVGFIALAYWLRGRLDYKRTPSYLSRLSSETCTNEIQNNTESKR, encoded by the coding sequence GTGAAAACAACATTTAGAAAATCGATGATATGGCTTCACACATACTTAGGCTTAATAACCGGGTGGTTGCTGTTTACTATTTTTGTGACGGGAACCCTTAGCTATTTCACGCCAGAAATAACCTACTGGATGATGCCAGAGCGACAGGCTATCGTGATAGATGAACAGCAACAAAACCAAGTTTATACACAAGGCCAGCGCTACCAAGTTGAGAAGTCTATAGACTACCTAGAAACGCACGCAACAAATGCCACTTCATGGCGGGTTTATTTACCCACACAGCGAGATCATCATTGGTATGTTCAGTGGAGAGAAGGCAAAACGCGCCATTTAGTAAATTTTAATAAAGATGCCATACCCATAGAGACAACCACAGACACCAAAGGTGGCTTGTTTTTCAGAAACTTTCACTACACCTTGCAGCTAAGAGGCTACGGTGGGCGTTATATTGCAGGGGTTGCTGCTATGGCCATGCTGCTTGCACTTTTTACCGGAATATATACCCACAGACGTTTTTTCAAAGATTTCTTCACTCTAAGAAAGGGTAAGGTAACAAAGTGGACAACTGATTTTCATGCATTAATCGGCATCGTCACGCTGCCTTTCTGCTTAATGATTTGTATCAGCGCTATTATGATTTACGCCATTATGTACATGCCGTTTTCTGCCAATATGCATTTTGAAAAGGGCGAGCGGGGCGTTAATAAAGCCATTATTCCATCGTTGCCGCCGCTTGATAGTAATGCACAAGCGATAAATAGACTAAGTGAAAACCAGGACATTGCTTATTCCGCTATTGTGACGAATCTGCAAGCCCAATGGCAAGAACCCAACGCTATCAGACGAATTACCGTAGAATCGCCATCCAAAATAAATAGCCGATTTATAGTGGAGCGTACTAAAAGCTTATCGGTTTCAAATCGCGCTGAGCGTTTGGTTTATTCGAGTTATACCGCAGCACCCCTTGAAGGTTATGCCGATGAAAGTGCGCCCGCCACGATTAGGCGAATAATGTATGGTTTACATCAAGCTAACTTCGCCACTATTGGTTTGCGCTGGCTACTATTTAGTTTAGGTGTATTAAGTTGTGCACTTATTGCAACTGGGTTAGTGATTTGGACTAACCAGCGCCGTATTAACTATCTTAAAGCTGTTGATATCCGTACTACTCCAGCGATAGGTAAAAACCCGAGCAAGCTCCCCATATCCCTACAGATTATGGAAAAAGGTAATGTGGTAGCAATAATGGGGCTCGCGATTGCCACGTCGGCTTTTTTATTAGCTAACAGAATAATACCCACAGAGGTAACTAATCGTTCAGGCTTCGAAATTAATACGTTTTTTATTACCTGGCTATGCAGTGCAATTCACGCTGCTGTCAGGCCAATAAAATATGCATGGTATGAACAAGCATGCGCAGCCGCAATAAGTTATCTAGTGTTAGCGGGGGGAAGCGTGTGGCTCTTTTATGAGAGAACAATGCATGCATTTAATGCAGTAGATACAATATACCTGAGTTTTATGCTTATGTTCGGTATATGTAGCGTTGGGTTTATTGCCTTAGCTTATTGGTTAAGAGGGCGTTTAGATTATAAAAGGACACCTTCTTATCTGTCTCGATTAAGCAGTGAAACTTGCACAAATGAGATTCAAAATAATACAGAGAGTAAGCGGTAA
- a CDS encoding TonB-dependent receptor: MHINFTHTSKVGAATAIFSLFYTTAISAQAVQSEDAIPLAQASKETQKEQKVQDENLDVITVYGRHNRLILESGTATKSNMSLMETPAAVVVVDGTLLREQGVDTLQESIRNISGLTQDGNNYGVGDNLAIRGLGVNYTYDGIYAGADLGNSYNPTRSMTNVESIEVLKGPATGLYGMGEAGGIINLIEKKPEFEEQYEIKASVGSWDSYSLMFDATNAINDSLAYRVVANHEQSDGYRGLSDERSELYTSLRYDHSADNRFLVSAAYIDDAIQIDSIGHPVRLIDLTLLDADAGSITAQDLVNDDTNSGGLQLTDDQIAELAASLTSTDGVQPYDLGDTSLISPLSEPNEGKEFRVKVRQDLNFADNWTLTQQLQYRTYETDYIRQTSAYNYVYTERTDIINLAPRAPLVIDDVLYPFAARRQEYRNIVADEEVWQYFIDVTNTWSAGGVEGEHLFSANYEDHEMSYAQWSIWDADDTRSDAVPYILDIRNPNWPTGTFDDYNPSLRSKYEKEVSSWGVSFQEVLYFNEYFTGRFGGAYGAVKQTYLNQFSDGNPEYDADDDGFTYNVGLTYKVTPNVSTFINHSKGRTAYSVLGSLSEENNRPDSESISWDLGLRFTALSEQLLGSIVVFDTARTNLQYTNPLYEDNIDDPAYNIDVPEFYYDEQERTTGVEIDINFDINEQWALNTNATYQEPVTEPGDFASSTDEEQTKGIAEKTASAWLTYSHVFSALPAPVKFSVGVSYEDERTISASSFGIDYAFVDSYTVWDAAISYVSNDWDIQLNIKNLDNTDYYSSAMYLGGLPGEERNAKLSVAYRF; the protein is encoded by the coding sequence ATGCACATAAACTTCACACACACTTCTAAAGTTGGCGCAGCGACTGCGATTTTCTCTCTTTTTTATACCACTGCAATTTCAGCACAAGCAGTGCAGTCGGAAGATGCAATACCACTTGCTCAAGCTAGCAAAGAAACACAAAAAGAACAAAAAGTTCAAGATGAAAATTTAGATGTTATTACCGTTTACGGTCGTCACAACAGATTAATTCTTGAATCGGGTACGGCAACGAAGTCAAACATGAGCCTCATGGAAACTCCTGCTGCTGTAGTTGTGGTTGATGGAACATTATTACGAGAGCAAGGCGTTGACACGCTGCAGGAAAGCATTCGTAATATTAGTGGCTTGACCCAAGACGGTAACAATTATGGGGTAGGTGATAACCTTGCCATACGTGGTTTAGGTGTGAATTATACCTACGATGGAATTTATGCGGGTGCTGATTTAGGGAATAGCTATAACCCAACTCGTTCAATGACTAATGTAGAAAGTATTGAAGTGTTAAAGGGGCCGGCAACGGGTCTTTATGGAATGGGTGAAGCTGGCGGTATTATCAACCTTATTGAGAAAAAGCCAGAATTTGAAGAGCAATATGAGATAAAAGCATCGGTAGGTAGCTGGGACAGTTACTCATTAATGTTTGACGCAACGAACGCGATAAATGACTCGTTAGCCTATCGAGTTGTAGCTAATCATGAACAATCTGACGGTTACCGTGGTCTTAGCGATGAACGTAGTGAGTTGTATACTTCGTTACGATATGACCATTCTGCTGATAACAGGTTTTTAGTTTCGGCGGCGTATATTGATGATGCTATTCAAATTGATTCTATCGGTCATCCTGTCCGCCTTATCGACTTAACGTTATTAGACGCAGATGCGGGCAGCATTACTGCGCAAGATCTAGTTAATGATGATACCAACAGCGGTGGTTTACAACTAACCGATGATCAAATAGCCGAGCTAGCAGCATCGTTAACATCTACTGATGGTGTTCAGCCATATGATTTAGGCGATACTAGCCTTATTTCACCGTTGTCAGAACCTAATGAAGGCAAAGAGTTCCGTGTTAAGGTGCGTCAAGATCTGAACTTCGCTGATAATTGGACACTGACACAACAACTTCAATATCGCACCTATGAAACAGATTATATTCGTCAAACCAGTGCATACAACTATGTTTATACAGAGCGTACAGACATCATTAACTTAGCGCCTCGTGCACCATTGGTTATTGATGATGTTCTGTATCCGTTTGCTGCTCGCAGGCAGGAGTACCGAAATATTGTTGCCGATGAAGAAGTGTGGCAATACTTTATTGATGTAACGAATACATGGTCAGCTGGCGGTGTTGAGGGTGAACACTTATTTAGCGCGAACTATGAAGATCATGAAATGTCATATGCACAGTGGTCTATCTGGGACGCTGATGATACGCGAAGTGATGCAGTGCCATACATTTTAGATATTCGTAATCCAAATTGGCCTACTGGCACATTCGATGATTACAACCCATCTTTACGCAGCAAGTATGAAAAAGAAGTATCAAGCTGGGGCGTGAGTTTCCAAGAAGTATTGTACTTCAACGAATACTTTACGGGGCGTTTTGGTGGAGCTTACGGAGCAGTTAAACAAACCTACTTGAACCAATTCAGCGACGGCAACCCTGAGTACGATGCTGATGATGATGGTTTTACTTATAATGTAGGCTTAACCTATAAAGTAACCCCCAATGTCTCTACCTTTATCAACCATTCAAAGGGTAGAACTGCATACAGTGTATTGGGGTCGTTGAGTGAAGAAAATAACCGACCTGATTCAGAATCGATTTCATGGGATTTAGGACTGCGTTTTACTGCTTTGTCTGAGCAGTTGCTTGGTTCAATCGTAGTGTTTGATACCGCAAGAACCAACCTGCAATACACTAACCCACTGTATGAAGATAACATTGACGATCCGGCATATAACATTGATGTTCCTGAGTTTTATTACGATGAACAAGAGCGTACTACCGGTGTTGAAATTGATATTAACTTCGATATTAATGAACAATGGGCATTAAATACTAATGCAACGTACCAAGAACCTGTCACTGAGCCTGGTGATTTTGCAAGCAGTACAGACGAAGAGCAAACCAAAGGTATAGCGGAAAAAACCGCGAGTGCATGGTTAACCTATAGTCATGTGTTTAGTGCATTGCCTGCACCAGTAAAATTCAGCGTAGGGGTGTCTTATGAAGATGAGCGTACTATTTCTGCCTCGTCTTTCGGTATTGACTATGCCTTCGTAGACTCATATACCGTGTGGGATGCAGCTATTAGCTACGTATCAAATGACTGGGACATTCAGCTAAACATCAAAAACCTTGATAATACCGATTACTACAGCAGTGCCATGTACCTTGGTGGACTTCCGGGTGAGGAAAGAAATGCCAAGTTATCTGTAGCTTACCGCTTTTAA
- the betB gene encoding betaine-aldehyde dehydrogenase, with product MTTPVYQNFIHGQFIANKSGETFAVKNPATDDVIYHVEVADEAVQQAAIASAKEGFATWSAMAPVERSRILLKAVALLRERNDDLAKIEVLDTGKPWQEAECVDVVTGADVIEYFAGLAPTQVGQQQMVGEDFYYTRKEPLGICAGIGAWNYPLQIACWKSGPALAAGNALIFKPSEETPLGAIKLAEIFFEAGVPAGVFNVVQGAAEVGQWLTQNPDIEKVSFTGEVGTGKKVVASAAGSLKDVTMELGGKSPLLVFEDADVSQAVSAAMLGNFYTQGEVCTNCTRVYVHKSVYQAFIDELKARTEENIIAGDPLDPNVNLGALISKNHQDLVMSYINKGVEEGATVLTGGTTLSPESAPNGYFVAPTIFTDCTDDMTIVKEEIFGPVMSVLVFEDEADVINRANNTHLGLAAGVFTKDIKRAHRVIHKLQAGICWINSYGNSPAEMPVGGYKQSGIGRENGIETLDHYTQTKSVYVGMTDIESPF from the coding sequence GTGACGACTCCGGTTTATCAAAATTTTATTCATGGCCAGTTCATTGCTAATAAAAGCGGCGAAACATTTGCGGTTAAAAACCCCGCTACCGACGATGTTATTTATCACGTTGAAGTGGCTGATGAAGCTGTTCAACAGGCGGCAATAGCAAGTGCAAAAGAAGGCTTTGCTACTTGGTCTGCCATGGCACCGGTTGAACGCAGTCGTATTTTATTAAAAGCAGTAGCGTTACTACGCGAACGTAACGATGATCTGGCTAAAATTGAAGTGCTAGATACCGGTAAGCCTTGGCAAGAAGCTGAGTGTGTTGATGTTGTAACCGGTGCTGATGTCATTGAGTACTTTGCTGGCCTGGCTCCTACGCAAGTAGGCCAACAGCAGATGGTAGGCGAAGACTTCTACTACACACGAAAAGAGCCACTTGGTATTTGCGCAGGTATTGGCGCATGGAACTACCCATTACAAATTGCGTGCTGGAAATCAGGCCCTGCACTAGCGGCTGGCAACGCATTAATTTTCAAACCTTCAGAAGAAACACCATTAGGTGCCATTAAACTGGCTGAAATTTTCTTCGAAGCGGGCGTACCAGCAGGCGTGTTTAACGTTGTACAAGGTGCAGCAGAAGTAGGCCAATGGTTAACCCAAAACCCTGATATCGAAAAAGTGTCTTTCACTGGCGAAGTCGGTACAGGCAAAAAGGTTGTGGCTAGCGCAGCAGGTTCGTTAAAAGACGTGACTATGGAACTTGGCGGTAAATCGCCATTGTTGGTGTTTGAAGACGCCGACGTATCGCAAGCGGTCAGCGCTGCTATGCTGGGTAACTTTTATACCCAAGGTGAAGTTTGCACCAACTGTACACGAGTGTACGTACACAAATCCGTATACCAAGCGTTTATCGACGAACTTAAAGCTCGGACAGAAGAAAATATTATTGCAGGCGACCCGCTCGATCCGAATGTGAATTTAGGCGCGCTTATTTCTAAGAATCATCAAGACCTAGTGATGAGCTACATCAACAAAGGTGTAGAAGAAGGCGCGACCGTGTTAACCGGTGGTACAACCTTAAGCCCTGAGTCTGCGCCAAATGGCTACTTTGTGGCTCCTACCATTTTTACCGATTGCACCGATGACATGACGATAGTTAAAGAGGAAATCTTTGGCCCGGTAATGAGCGTGTTGGTGTTTGAAGATGAAGCCGATGTGATTAACCGTGCTAACAATACTCACTTAGGTTTGGCTGCTGGCGTATTTACCAAAGATATTAAACGCGCACATCGTGTTATCCATAAGCTACAAGCGGGTATTTGTTGGATAAATAGCTATGGTAATTCACCGGCAGAAATGCCAGTTGGCGGCTATAAGCAATCGGGTATTGGTCGTGAAAACGGGATAGAAACGCTAGATCACTACACACAAACGAAGTCAGTTTATGTAGGCATGACCGACATAGAGAGCCCATTTTAA
- a CDS encoding YfiR family protein has protein sequence MRSLFIAVALTLAVSHSAYADLKKLDKVKAAYMFNFTKFMTWSSMNTDPVNFCVQNDEAFQQFLTQLVESRPTSSGASIRIVMLDGKQSCTFAYLIENDDSLVNLATSTIIISDLPNLIERPAVFTFYEENNRLRFEIDLAEAERLELTISSELLKVAKIK, from the coding sequence ATGCGTTCATTATTCATTGCTGTCGCTCTGACTTTAGCCGTTAGTCACTCGGCTTATGCCGACTTAAAAAAACTAGACAAAGTTAAAGCGGCTTACATGTTTAACTTCACAAAGTTTATGACATGGAGCAGTATGAATACTGATCCAGTCAATTTTTGTGTACAGAATGATGAAGCATTTCAGCAGTTTTTAACCCAGTTAGTTGAAAGCCGCCCCACAAGCAGCGGTGCGTCCATTCGCATCGTTATGTTAGACGGAAAACAAAGCTGCACCTTTGCCTATCTCATCGAAAATGATGACAGCCTAGTAAACCTTGCCACTTCAACCATCATTATCAGTGATTTACCCAATCTTATTGAACGCCCAGCGGTATTTACATTTTATGAAGAAAACAATCGGTTAAGGTTTGAAATTGATTTAGCAGAGGCTGAACGTCTTGAGTTAACGATTAGCTCGGAATTGTTGAAGGTAGCGAAAATAAAATGA
- a CDS encoding DUF4437 domain-containing protein, whose translation MKFTIKATTLALAFSSAIVLSTSLVGTAAFAAQTASKVVAATDIEWGYLNPLRGDKSPGAADLWGDRTKDTATGMLVRFNKGFESPPHIHNITYRGIVIEGAMHNDDPSADKMWMPAGSFWTQPAGENHTTAANDSANLIYLEIDSGPYLVKPSSEHFDNGERPLNLHKDNIVWLNDAQLPNISVLGVSSTYLWGNTADINGSMVKLPAGFKGTIGTQASEFRAVVIAGDVEYQSVEVTSPVSLSAGSYVESTGTFNHQLVNKSKQETTIYIRTNSAYSVF comes from the coding sequence ATGAAATTCACAATTAAAGCAACAACGCTCGCACTTGCTTTTTCAAGCGCCATAGTACTTTCTACATCGTTGGTGGGCACAGCAGCGTTTGCAGCCCAGACAGCATCTAAGGTGGTGGCGGCAACCGATATTGAGTGGGGTTACCTAAACCCGCTTCGCGGCGATAAAAGCCCAGGTGCAGCAGATCTTTGGGGCGATCGTACTAAAGATACGGCAACCGGTATGCTGGTACGTTTTAATAAAGGCTTTGAGTCTCCACCGCACATTCACAACATTACCTATCGCGGTATTGTGATTGAAGGTGCTATGCACAATGACGACCCAAGCGCTGACAAAATGTGGATGCCAGCTGGTTCTTTTTGGACTCAACCTGCTGGTGAAAATCACACCACCGCAGCTAACGACAGCGCAAACTTAATTTACTTAGAAATAGATTCTGGCCCTTACCTAGTAAAGCCATCTAGTGAGCATTTCGACAACGGCGAACGTCCACTAAACCTGCATAAAGATAACATAGTGTGGTTAAACGATGCCCAGCTGCCTAACATAAGTGTACTAGGTGTTTCATCAACGTACTTGTGGGGCAACACCGCCGATATCAACGGCTCAATGGTTAAGTTACCGGCTGGCTTTAAAGGTACTATTGGCACACAAGCCAGCGAATTTCGCGCTGTAGTTATAGCGGGTGACGTTGAATATCAATCTGTGGAGGTTACTTCACCGGTATCGTTAAGTGCGGGAAGCTACGTAGAATCTACTGGTACTTTTAACCATCAACTCGTGAATAAAAGTAAGCAAGAGACGACTATTTATATTCGCACCAATAGTGCATATAGTGTTTTCTAG